From a region of the Zingiber officinale cultivar Zhangliang chromosome 4B, Zo_v1.1, whole genome shotgun sequence genome:
- the LOC121975293 gene encoding uncharacterized membrane protein YuiD-like translates to MRKMDESASPGWQSSAPFFLFHGYPLVSAVLAFVIAQSAKIFTTWYNERRWDPKRLIGSGGMPSSHSATVVALAVATGIHDGWGSSSFATSTILAAVVICDASGVRLHAGKQAEVLNQLLYELPEGHPLYDYRPLHELLGHTPLQVAVGAVLGCAVAVVDQLVGTLARSAWQTELVDTS, encoded by the exons ATGAGAAAGATGGATGAATCTGCTTCGCCGGGGTGGCAATCGAgcgctcccttcttcctcttccacgGCTATCCGCTGGTCTCCGCCGTCCTCGCCTTTGTCATCGCTCAATCAGCCAAGATCTTCACTACCTG GTATAATGAAAGGCGCTGGGATCCTAAGCGGCTTATTGGTTCTGGTGGTATGCCTTCATCCCATTCAGCGACAGTGGTTGCGCTAGCAGTAGCCACTGGAATTCATGATGGCTGGGGCAGTTCTTCTTTTGCTACATCAACAATATTAGCAGCTGTG GTGATATGTGATGCTTCTGGCGTCCGATTGCATGCTGGAAAGCAGGCAGAG GTGTTAAATCAGCTTCTATATGAACTTCCAGAAGGGCATCCACTCTATGACTACAGACCACTGCACGAACTTCTTGGCCATACTCCTCTTCAG GTTGCAGTGGGTGCGGTACTGGGCTGTGCTGTAGCTGTAGTAGATCAATTAGTAGGCACATTGGCTCGAAGTGCATGGCAAACAGAATTAGTAGACACAAGTTGA